In Mercurialis annua linkage group LG5, ddMerAnnu1.2, whole genome shotgun sequence, a single genomic region encodes these proteins:
- the LOC126682238 gene encoding auxin-responsive protein SAUR21-like, producing MAIRFPVISLAKQILRRSNLVANQAAKDVPKGHLAVYVGESQKKRFIVPISLLNQPSFQELLRKSEEEFGFNHPMGGITIPCKEDDFIDLTSRLR from the coding sequence ATGGCCATTCGTTTTCCTGTAATTTCACTTGCTAAACAAATTCTTCGCCGATCAAATTTGGTGGCGAATCAAGCAGCGAAAGATGTTCCTAAAGGGCACTTAGCAGTATATGTTGGAGAAAGCCAAAAGAAGAGGTTCATAGTTCCGATATCTCTTCTGAATCAGCCTTCTTTTCAAGAATTATTAAGAAAATCTGAGGAAGAGTTCGGATTTAATCATCCAATGGGTGGTATTACAATTCCTTGCAAAGAAGATGACTTTATCGATCTTACTTCACGTTTGCGTTGA